In Schizosaccharomyces osmophilus chromosome 2, complete sequence, the following proteins share a genomic window:
- the ape4 gene encoding aspartyl metalloaminopeptidase Ape4, with translation MTAATKSRALEFLKFVNSCPTPYHVTKNLAEYYKSHGFHYLSEKQDFGSLLETGKSYYVIRNQSSVVAFSVGGKWKPGNGFSIVATHTDSPTLRLKPKSKKSANGYMQVGVEQYGGGIWHSWFDRDLSLAGRVMVQERDGRIVQHNVHIDRPLVRIPTLAIHLDRTANASFSFNMETEFTPLLGLENELSKEEISEDNEEAHHPALLSLIARELGSDVSPKSIVDFELILGDYEKARLGGINEEFVFSPRLDNQGMTFSASRSLIGSLSENSLENDDCIRVVASFDHEEIGSVSAQGAESNFLLSVLERLSGSSEKFYTCMRSSFLVSADMAHAIHPNYASKYESTNSAELNKGTVLKINANQRYMTNSHGMAIMKRASQLSKAPFQVFVIRNDSPCGSTIGPKLAAMTGIPTLDLGNPMLSMHSCREMCGTKDFEYSVQLLSAFFQNFSDMEKSIVIDE, from the exons ATGACTGCAGCAACTAAAAGCAGAGCATTAGagtttttaaaatttgtaAATTCTTGTCCCACTCCTTATCATGTTACAAAAAACTTGGCCGAGTACTATAAGTCTCATGGGTTTCACTACCTCAGTGAGAAACAGGATTTTGGTTCCCTATTGGAAACAGGAAAGTCTTACTATGTAATTCGTAATCAATCTAGTGTTGTTGCATTTAGTGTCGGTGGAAAATGGAAACCAG GTAATGGTTTTTCCATTGTTGCTACTCACACAGATTCACCTACTTTACGCTTGAAACCCAAGTCAAAAAAATCTGCGAATGGATACATGCAAGTAGGTGTGGAACAGTATGGTGGTGGAATTTGGCATAGCTGGTTCGACCGAGACCTTTCTTTGGCTGGTCGTGTAATGGTACAAGAAAGAGATGGTCGTATTGTACAACATAACGTGCATATCGATCGTCCCCTTGTCCGAATTCCAACATTGGCTATTCATTTGGATCGTACTGCAAACgcatccttttcctttaacATGGAAACAGAATTTACGCCGCTCCTAGGCCTTGAAAATGAGTTGTCGAAGGAGGAAATATCTGAAGACAATGAAGAAGCTCATCATCCAGCTTTACTCTCACTCATAGCTCGTGAGCTTGGCTCGGATGTATCACCAAAAAGCATTGTCGACTTTGAATTAATCTTGGGAGATTATGAAAAAGCTCGCCTTGGAGGTATTAATGAAgagtttgttttctctCCACGTTTGGACAACCAGGGTATGACATTCAGTGCTTCTCGTTCCTTGATTGGCTCTCTTTCGgaaaattctttggaaaacgaTGACTGCATTCGTGTAGTTGCTTCCTTTGACCATGAGGAAATTGGTTCTGTTTCCGCCCAAGGTGCCGAAAGTAACTTCCTTCTTTCGGTCCTCGAACGCTTATCCGGAAGCAGTGAGAAATTTTATACCTGCATGAGATCTAGCTTCCTTGTTTCCGCAGATATGGCGCATGCTATTCATCCCAATTATGCTTCTAAATATGAGTCTACAAATTCTGCCGAGCTTAACAAAGGAACAGTGCTCAAGATCAACGCTAATCAGAGATATATGACAAACTCTCATGGGATGGCAATTATGAAACGAGCTTCTCAATTGTCAAAGGCtccttttcaagtttttgtGATTCGAAATGATTCCCCATGTGGTAGTACTATTGGTCCCAAATTGGCCGCAATGACCGGTATTCCCACACTCGATCTTGGCAACCCAATGCTCTCTATGCATTCATGCAGAGAAATGTGTGGAACGAAGGATTTCGAATACTCCGTTCAACTGCTGTCTgcattcttccaaaatttctCAGACATGGAGAAAAGCATCGTTATTGACGAGTAG
- the pdc1 gene encoding P-body assembly protein gives MNDQDMFRILQKNLNLGTSNISSPSSRNESPAAAPSRVTHASSSPPHSYGANFVSSGNYSNTNANTNSNFNFMTNAVSGQQQEQEDQRPKLLNLFNFGADSVQPQPQLQPSSSPSPSASSPNMPNSRNADALLQALREGNNKKPESSQPVQAQSIPLSHTPSDTTFDIQRSFFGKPSSPPHNPETALSASDLERMLLSSTDRATNSTKANSSGPFLPPRDAFESQTSWNAPSEPSDQKDPSNSSSIFSSSDAVSSSRLDKDSSTSAPSCEVPSDEGDVLFHIDNPGSGDFVWETTINPDSFRTTPFPSDGRFDIAMVERDLDAQDNQLIHTNKDYIAYSLTNEPMVRVIEISTGKSFLLHNNSPHKFVSVVWGDDPNITNHLMVIDTTGQVIIYSIDMATASFKIIFQLSGAQSLSDPIKSRFHWYPNSSRFFAVALSKHIIFFDLDLCQNIPFPISRSIGVIQQLPCFLIDTGISAKEYDFSADGTVFATVDKDALIKIYSVPYTFPSTIEDRPKPSEISPIATFTTRTERGNSKVLEKPINLRFISTPGTSNSRYLIVVYVLNQLITVFDTHAKKVIQKFRFSSPSTPVTTTSFSQLSVDHDRKTLLVGNPPSNTIFFFLFCKEESVSDANDFSSTYDLISASVNSSQAVNADAKFSYVAAKKFNDASCVSFTCCKLLNDSEKYCIVVSTTKGYEYYTLPVFKLERKAEHLALLESKKNWEADVGGVVTGDRPSISPSQSASGVSTPRSQTSVFSKRRKDKGERHETKHKGLPSQSGSSLSSSGYADASMIENIVFGALGTLDKNVQKNYEGLKQLIVNYKTTQEKHFNAVLSAVSSTLTENTGKILESVVDQAIKNAITGEIHEFVEKAMKDHFVTLQDALETKIKNYDQQMRSDFEQHKDTLSDIQDLTNNVIKSQSESDGQFNELTNHIKSLEGCVNSLIAKVEVLEMRDSKEGGSQELGEETQPDINEEVPLSADVAKETAQPEISDAEIGAASPGSKQEAAESTRISELVEQGSVREALSEWCTSPSIENFKVICTLPTESIVENCSSLLLLTFAYHTALCDIYEDELLSKRLEYIAKICLSIDVHDPKIETVIHPVLALAKETLIKQSSNFSPVFQRRLGIVLRAVDGKISEVSPSVQ, from the exons ATGAACGACCAGGATATGTTCAgaattttacaaaaaaactTGAATTTGGGTACCTCAAACATCTCCTCGCCATCGTCTCGAAATGAATCACCTGCTGCCGCTCCCTCTAGAGTAACACACGCTTCTTCTAGTCCTCCTCATTCTTATGGAGcaaattttgtttcctcTGGCAATTACTCGAACACCAACGCCAACACCAATTCCAACTTCAACTTTATGACCAACGCCGTTAGTGGACAACAACAGGAGCAAGAAGACCAGAGACCGAAGTTACTAAATCTATTCAATTTTGGAGCTGATAGTGTTCAACCTCAACCTCAACTTCAACcctcttcttctccttccccttctgcttcttcccCAAATATGCCTAACTCGCGAAATGCTGATGCTCTTCTTCAGGCTTTACGTGAAGGTAACAACAAGAAACCTGAAAGTAGCCAGCCTGTCCAAGCCCAATCAATTCCACTCTCCCATACTCCTAGCGACACAACGTTTGATATTCAACGCTCATTTTTTGGCAAACCTTCAAGCCCTCCTCACAATCCGGAAACCGCCTTGTCAGCTTCGGATTTGGAACGCATGTTGCTCTCTTCCACAGACCGTGCCACCAATTCCACTAAGGCCAACTCGTCTGGCCCCTTTCTTCCGCCAAGAGATGCCTTCGAGTCCCAAACTAGCTGGAACGCTCCTTCCGAGCCATCGGATCAAAAGGATCCCAGCAACTcatcttctattttttcttcttctgatgCCGTTTCCTCTTCCAGGCTAGATAAAGATTCTAGCACTTCTGCACCATCCTGCGAAGTACCGAGCGACGAAGGCGATGTTCTCTTTCACATCGATAACCCCGGTTCCGGTGATTTTGTCTGGGAAACCACAATCAACCCTGATTCTTTTCGAACCACTCCTTTCCCTTCGGATGGCCGTTTCGACATCGCTATGGTGGAACGTGATTTGGATGCCCAAGACAATCAACTCATTCATACAAACAAAGACTACATCGCTTACTCCTTAACCAACGAACCTATGGTCCGTGTCATAGAAATTTCTACTGGAAAATCTTTCTTATTGCACAACAATTCCCCCCATAAATTCGTTTCTGTCGTTTGGGGCGATGATCCAAACATCACCAATCACTTGATGGTTATCGATACCACCGGGCAAGTCATCATCTATTCTATAGACATGGCTActgcttctttcaaaataatatttcAGCTATCCGGTGCTCAGTCACTGTCCGATCCCATCAAGTCCCGATTCCACTGGTACCCCAATTCCTCTCGGTTTTTTGCCGTTGCCCTTAGCAAAcacattattttttttgacttGGATCTATGCCAAAACATTCCTTTCCCAATTTCCAGATCCATTGGCGTTATTCAGCAATTACCCTGCTTTCTCATTGACACGGGTATTAGCGCCAAAGAATACGACTTCTCCGCTGATGGTACCGTTTTCGCCACGGTTGACAAAGATGCACTCATAAAGATATATTCTGTTCCTTATACGTTCCCCTCTACTATTGAAGATCGACCAAAGCCATCAGAAATTTCTCCTATTGCTACCTTTACAACAAGAACGGAACGAGGTAATTCTAAGGTGTTAGAAAAGCCAATTAATTTACGATTCATCTCTACTCCTGGCACTAGTAATAGTCGCTATTTAATAGTGGTCTACGTTTTGAACCAACTCATTACTGTCTTTGACACCCACGCAAAGAAAGTTATACAAAAATTCCGGTTCAGCAGTCCTTCCACTCCAGTGACCACTACTTCCTTTTCACAATTATCGGTTGATCATGACCGTAAAACACTACTGGTTGGTAACCCCCCTTCCAACacaatctttttcttccttttctgtAAGGAAGAGTCGGTTTCGGATGCCAACgacttttcttctacttATGACTTGATTTCGGCATCTGTGAACAGCAGCCAAGCAGTCAATGCCGACGCAAAGTTTTCGTACGTAGCTGCCAAGAAGTTCAATGACGCCTCTTGTGTCAGCTTTACTTGTTGTAAGTTACTCAATGATTCTGAAAAGTATTGCATTGTTGTTAGTACCACTAAAGGATACGAATACTATACCCTACCAGTATTCAAACTTGAAAGAAAGGCTGAGCATTTGGCTTTActagaaagcaaaaagaactGGGAAGCTGATGTCGGCGGTGTGGTTACTGGAGACCGACCTTCAATATCTCCCTCTCAGTCAGCGTCCGGTGTAAGTACGCCAAGATCCCAAACATctgttttttctaaaagaagaaaggacAAAGGTGAAAGACATGAGACAAAGCATAAAGGTTTGCCTTCTCAATCTGGATCTTCTTTATCTTCAAGTGGATATGCTGATGCTTCTATGATTGaaaatattgtttttggtgCCCTCGGCACTTTAGACAAAAATGTTCAAAAGAACT ATGAAGGATTGAAACAGTTGATTGTAAACTACAAAACAACTCAGGAAAAGCATTTCAATGCTGTGTTATCTGCTGTTTCCAGTACTCTCACTGAAAATACTGGAAAAATACTGGAATCCGTTGTAGACCAAGCAATCAAGAATGCCATTACAGGGGAAATCCAcgaatttgttgaaaaggCCATGAAAGATCATTTTGTTACCTTGCAAGATGCattagaaacaaaaataaaaaattatgatCAGCAAATGCGTTCTGATTTTGAGCAACACAAGGACACCCTTTCGGATATACAAGATCTCACGAATAATGTGATTAAGTCACAAAGCGAATCCGATGGACAATTTAACGAGCTAACCAACCATATCAAGAGTCTGGAGGGCTGCGTGAATTCGTTAATAGCCAAGGTCGAGGTTTTGGAAATGAGGGACTCCAAGGAAGGAGGAAGTCAAGAATTAGGAGAAGAGACACAGCCAGATATCAATGAAGAAGTCCCTCTTTCGGCTGACGtagcaaaagaaacagcTCAGCCGGAAATATCCGACGCCGAAATTGGTGCGGCTTCACCTGGTAGCAAACAGGAAGCAGCAGAGAGCACAAGGATTTCAGAATTAGTAGAACAAGGTTCAGTTCGCGAAGCATTATCAGAG TGGTGCACGTCTCCCTCCATTGAGAACTTTAAGGTGATTTGCACCTTACCAACTGAGTCAATAGTAGAGAACTGTAGTAGTCTTCTTTTACTTACATTTGCTTATCATACTGCATTATGTGACATCTATGAAGACGAGCTTTTGTCTAAGCGTTTGGAATACATCGCCAAAATTTGTCTAAGCATTGATGTGCATGATCCCAAGATTGAGACAGTCATTCACCCTGTTCTTGCACTTGCAAAGGAAACTTTGATTAAGCAGTCTAGCAATTTTTCACCTGTCTTTCAAAGACGGCTTGGCATTGTTTTGCGTGCTGTTGATGGAAAGATTTCGGAGGTCAGCCCTTCCGTTCAATAA
- the erg4 gene encoding C-24(28) sterol reductase Erg4: MKPNAASTERPSREFGGAKGVVAMMTGFPSIMYYLWASAKYNDGQFLQPTSYTLSGVCEFFRTFGNYIAIGAYPSKYAVAIFWTYVITQGIFYVTLPGIRTRGLPLKHRNNTSLPYLCNAVWSFYTSMIVLAVLHVSNVFRITTLLDQFGPLMSVAIISSFIITFVLYVGSVLFGEKLFDKPHALSGNLIYDYFMGASLNPRVGKLLDLKMFFEVRIPWFILFFLSVAAAVRQFENYGYVSPQVLFVCLAHYLYANGCAKGEELIVPTWDMAYEKFGFMLVFWNMAGVPFTYSHCTLFLSARNPKQYEWSSSYNIALYALLICCYYVFDTCNSQKNRFRNQIYGLTTTRKSFPQLPWQTIKNPTFIRCANGGTLLTSGWYRYARKIHYTVDFFQSLSWALITGFSSPLPYFYPCFFMIVLIHRVSRDINKCKAKYGADFDEYCRICPYLFIPYVF; encoded by the exons atGAAACCAAATGCTGCTTCCACCGAACGCCCTTCTCGCGAGTTTGGAGGTGCCAAGGGTGTCGTGGCCATGATGACTGGCTTTCCTTCGATTATGTATTATTTATGGGCAAGTGCAAAGTACAACGATggtcaatttcttcaacctACCTCTTACACACTTAGCGGTGTTTGCGAGTTTTTCCGTACTTTTGGCAACTACATTGCTATTGGCGCCTATCCCAGCAAATATGCCGTTGCTATTTTTTGGACGTATGTCATTACCCAAGGCATCTTTTACGTGACGCTTCCCGGTATCCGCACTCGCGGTCTTCCTTTAAAACATCGAAACAATACTTCTCTCCCGTATCTATGTAATGCTGTCTGGTCTTTCTATACTTCCATGATCGTCTTGGCTGTCCTTCATGTCTCCAACGTCTTTCGCATCACGACTCTCTTGGACCAATTTGGCCCTCTTATGAGTGTCGCCATCATCAGTTCCTTCATCATTACCTTTGTCCTCTACGTTGGCtctgttttgtttggtGAGAAGCTCTTTGACAAACCACATGCTTTGTCTGGAAACCTCATATACGATTATTTTATGGGTGCTAGCCTTAATCCTCGTGTTGGTAAGCTCTTGGACTTGAAGATGTTTTTCGAGGTTCGCATTCCTTGGttcatccttttcttcctttccgTCGCTGCTGCTGTTCGTCAATTTGAAAACTACGGCTATGTTAGTCCCcaagttctttttgtttgtcttGCCCATTACTTGTATGCCAACGGCTGCGCCAAGGGTGAAGAGCTCATCGTTCCTACTTGGGACATGGCCTATGAGAAATTCGGTTTCATGCTCGTTTTCTGGAATATGGCTG GCGTTCCCTTTACTTATAGTCACTGTACTCTCTTTTTGTCTGCCCGTAATCCCAAGCAATACGAATGGTCTTCCTCATACAACATTGCCCTTTATGCTTTGTTGATTTGCTGCTACTATGTGTTTGATACTTGCAACAGCCAAAAGAACCGTTTCCGTAACCAAATTTACGGTTTGACAACCACTCGCAAATCGTTTCCACAACTCCCTTGGCAGACCATCAAAAACCCCACCTTCATCCGTTGTGCAAATGGTGGTACTCTATTAACCTCCGGCTGGTATCGTTATGCTCGTAAAATCCATTATACCGTTGACTTTTTCCAGTCGCTTTCTTGGGCTTTAATTACCGGGTTTTCTTCACCCCTTCCTTACTTTTAcccttgtttctttatgaTTGTTTTGATTCATCGCGTTAGCCGCGACATAAACAAGTGTAAAGCCAAGTATGGTGCtgattttgatgaataCTGCCGTATTTGCCCttatcttttcattccC TACGTGTTTTAA
- the adf1 gene encoding actin depolymerizing factor, cofilin: protein MSFSGVKVAPECLEAFQELKLGKNLRYIVFKMNDTKTEIIVDKKSTDKDFDTFLGELPEQDCRYAVYDFEYNLGEGLRNKIVFISWSPDVSPIKSKMVYSSSKDTLRRAFTGITTDIQGTDFSEVSHEAVMEKVTRK, encoded by the exons ATG TCTTTCTCGGGTGTTAAAGTTGCTCCAGAATGTTTGGAAGCCTTCCAAGAGCTCAAGTTGGGCAAGAACCTTCGttatattgttttcaagaTGAATGACACTAAGA CCGAAATTATTGTTGACAAAAAGAGCACCGATAAGGACTTTGACACTTTCCTTGGTGAATTGCCCGAACAAGACTGCCGCTATGCCGTCTACGACTTCGAGTACAACTTGGGTGAAGGTCTTCGTAATAAGATTGTTTTCATCAGTTGGTCTCCTGATGTCTCTCCCATCAAGTCCAAGATGGTTTACTCTTCCTCCAAGGATACTCTCCGTCGTGCCTTTACTGGTATCACCACCGATATTCAAGGCACTGATTTCTCTGAGGTTTCTCATGAAGCAGTCATGGAAAAGGTTACTCGTAAgtaa